The following nucleotide sequence is from Diospyros lotus cultivar Yz01 chromosome 3, ASM1463336v1, whole genome shotgun sequence.
ATGATCGTTACTTTCTCATTCACTTCTTTCATCTCCTTTACTCTTTTTCCCACAATTTCTCCAATAATAATAGCCCATCACCctagtattaattaatttcactaaACCCCTGCGATGGTTATTGTTGATGTCAGTGaccaatattttttttcttcttttatgtaattagagataaaaatataaagtgaagagaataatgtatttttttttcgaGTACAATAGTTATATTACCATTTTTTAATGGCACATATGCATAttataattcttaaataaatatataatctccataattatatttttgctcaaaaatgtttataaatttcTCGTTTTGATATCAAAAACACGAAATAATTACATTTACTTAGACGATACCACAAAATATGCAAAGTCACTTTTTAGCTTacatgtttttttaaaaaaaaattgaaatttgaataaaCTATTAATGTTTTGATTATAAAATAAGTATTTATCATATAATTGGTTACATATTATGTTTTAGGTTAAGTTACAACATGCCACTTTGAAGTTTGATGAAAAGAATCCAAAATTCTCAAGTTATCGAAAAAGAATCCCCTAAGTTGACTTTACTAATGATGCATTACTATTTTTATGccatgagaaaataattatcaaatttaaataaaaaacaaaattattatcaaTCTATCTCGATCtttcacatatttttttatttatattttttgtaaaatttttatttattttttcttatttaggtagtgtttgttaaaataagtaagataatattgaaataatttatagaccaatatataaaatagttaaaataaagatgaaaatattttaatatttttatcacattatttgttaaatttgttaGAATGCATTATAAGACgtatatgtaattattttttatatgtaagatcaaatatatgtttatctaGAGGGGGAAAGAAatgcatatttaaaaaatatcaaataagaaGTCGCATGATTTCTTTTTCAAGGTCGCcatataagtttaacaaatatattggaaaagacaaaaatctataatatttttctaatattacattttttagtctatatcttgattaataaacacAACCTCAATAGATATAACTAAAGTGGCAATAGGTCACTTAttccgtgtgtgtgtgtgtgtatatgtatatttttctttgatttttttatttatttattgagtttcttcctttttttactttattgtCGCTAAGttcatttcttaattgaaaAAAGAATGTACTTAACAGGTTATTACAATATTTTCATGAGATCATGATTGAACTCAATTATAAGAGataatacaaaaagaaaaaaagatactCAATAAAGAAGGAGTATCGCcatcatgaaaaagaaaagtgtcATCGTCTTTGTgtattttcttattcatttaatctcattttctctattatttttctctcactTTCATTTATATCTCTTTTGACTATTGTTTGATTGCGATAGGGTTGCAAAACCTTGTAGTTGGACCTTCAATGGATGAGTCGTGGTGTCATGGAATTAAAACATTAGAAAATTGAGTacgaaaaataaatacaagaaaataaaaagttaattaaAGGCAAAAATAAGCATTTTTATCCcctgtttttttctttcaattgttGAAAAGCTATCATTTCCATAGACACAAGAGACTTTGTGCTTATTTGCCAAACTTCAAAGGCgttgattgaattttgtttttatttattatcttagTTTGCTTAAAAGatatgtgaaaaaataattacaaaaaataataatacgtatttaataataaaataaatgataaatatagatttcatattttgtatCATTTACTTCTTTTGGCACCTATCTGATACGAGATATTTGAGTTTAAGATAAGAAAATTAACGAGATTATCTCACATGGTTTCATACAAGGACTATTTTAATTGtctaaagtaatttttttttattaattgatgagGAAACTTGAGACACATAagagacaataataataagggatttaaaatattatattatcatattaaatttcaattaactTGGACGTGCCCACTAAAACTCTTATTATGTCTAAACTTGTCAAGAGATGTATTGTATATCTATTCTGGATCAAATCTATACATTTacccttatatttttatgtttttgaatatgattattcaaaatttttattactttaattACCCTTTTAAATTTACCTTACAATTTCGAATCACTTAAACCCAAGAAGTACACAGAAGGCAACAATGGAACAAAAACAAGCCCAAGTTGAGGAAGAGGAACAAATGGACGGGCAGGGACTCGTCCAGGACAGTCCAATCCCGCAACCAAACGCAGCCCACCATTGCCTGCAAACGTAAAAccttcgagagagagagagagagagagagccctaCAAAGCAAAACCCCAGAACCCTCTCCATCTCAGCTACAAAATCAATTCATTCCATTTTAATGGCTTCAGCTGCTCTGAGAAACCCTAATTCGAAGCGTTTGATCCATCCGTTATCGTCTCAAGTATACCAGTCCTGTCGGGTAGGATCATCTATCTCCACACATGCACAGTATTCTGTATCGGATTCTCTCGCTGGAAATGGCAAAGCTCCTGCAACCATTCCTTGGTGGAGATCCATGGCCACTTTCACTCGAACGTAAGCTCTCTAACCTTTGTTATGCTAATATTTCATGCATTTACCGTATTTAACAAAAACTATCCAAAAACAATCATTCTATTCGAGCGCTAATTTGGAAACTATCCAGAATGAATCATGCCGTTTGTTCTTGCTATTTCACTACATTCTTGAAGCGGTTTTTGTTATTCTGGACTGGAATCGCACCTATTGTGTTTTTTAGTGTATAATTTTGTTTCTTGCTGGTAGAAAACCTCATGTTAATGTGGGAACCATTGGACACGTTGACCATGGGAAGACCACTCTGACCGCCGCAATTACAAAAGTTAGTTGTTCGTCCGTTTTGATTTCCTCTTCCGAATTGCTGGCTCGGGTTTTTAGTTTAGTTAGTTACGAGCAGCAGAATCATGTGCCGTTGTGTTTTTTGGTTTCTAAGATGTTTGTATGCTCTGTTCAGGTGCTAGCAGAAGAAGGCAAAGCGAAGGCCGTAGCCTTTGATGAAATTGATAAGGCTCctgaagagaaaaagagagggatTACTATTGCAACGGTGAGATGTTGTTCTCTTACTTTATCTTTTGCTCACCAGGGGTCTCGTATATCCTTAATAATACTTcaaatacttttatattttcgAAGAATCTTTTCGTCCTCGCTACATTTAGAGTTGATATTGCAGGCCCATGTAGAGTACGAGACTGCTAAGAGGCACTACGCTCATGTTGATTGCCCAGGACATGCAGATTATGTCAAAGTAAGCTTCAGTTATATGCCtgctgaaaatgaaaatgaaaatgaaaatgaataagCAACTCCCAACCCCCCTAAAGCAGTTATGACTATTCTAATAGAATTAGATCATGTATTTCAGCagttacaattataattttaaccaTAACAATTGTTATTGTTATCATTGGCCCGTAGATTATGACAAAGTTTGGGGTATTTGCTTTAAATGTTTCTTTGATAAGGTAACTGTGATAAGAAGTTTGATTAATGACCTCAAGTTTcccaatttttttctcttgaaataGCTGTTTTCACCATCTTATGGGTAAACTGCCTTTAATTAAACTAGGTTTTCACATCCTCCGTACTCGAGGATTTGGGGGAGGACTGTGGGGTCTGGTGTTCATCAAAGGCGAGATTTATTTGGTTGATTGTCATAGTGGCCACCTTTGTTTGAATAGTCTTGCATGCCTTAGCTAGTTGTAATGCCATGTTCGGAGAATTGTTTCTTTCCATATCTTGTGTATTTGGTTGGTTTTAGCATGTTTGTCTTGTCATTAAATTTGAGTACATAGTATTGTCTCTTCCATGATTGAACATGGTTTTGTTCACTAATTGGGTAGACATATCACTAATTGCTAAAAATAATCACCCATTCTATGTGGGATTACCAGATTAGGTACCTTTATGTGATTGGCGCAGTCTGGTATTTCAAAATGGTTTAAAATGTTACTTAAAActgcaattttaatttaggAACAATATATTCGGAAATCACATTCTCATTTTTATGAGCATTTATGTCAACTTCACATACCTAATCTCACATGTGACAAATATATGAAAGATGTTGGTGTGTTTCCACACGTTATCCCCTATGGAGACCTCATTACACTAATGCAAGCATTTAATCATTCCAATTTAATGGGATCTTCTTCCGCATCAGAGCTTAAAGGATCCTGTAAAGGATGTCAATGCAACTCTCAAGTCCTCTACTTGGTCAATTATCAACATATGATTCAGACAGCTAGAGGCAATATGACTCTAACCATGAAAATGATGACATACAATAGAGGTTTTAATAGCGACATGTTATTATGGCTTGGATCTACCTTTTACCtatcttttttcattttactgAAAGAGGGATTCATGACCTCGAACTTAGGAACTGTGGTTCAGAAATCTAAATGTTAAGgtaataaatttattacaaaGAATGGAGATTATATGTTAGAAAAAGGGTTATGCTGAGAAAATTGTGTGATTGGCTTTCATGCCTAAAATAGTATTTGATTTTGGCTGGGCTTTGCTTTTTAGCCTTGCTTCATCAACATTTATCTCAACTGTTCTCTTATACAGGACCAGCAAGCTTTAGAATATTGGTCCCCATAGACTGAACTGATTGTATGTGCCATTTTCTGCTTTTACATAATTATGTACATGTCATACCTCATGAATTAGGTTTGATTTGCAGAACATGATTACTGGAGCTGCCCAAATGGATGGGGGTATTTTGGTTGTCTCGGCTCCTGATGGGCCCATGCCACAGACAAAGGAACATATTTTGCTTGCACGACAGGTGGCTATCTATACTCACCagctcataaaaaaatattggttTTCATGTTAGCCCTTGCCCTGGAATGAGCAGTTGCCAACGAAAATATCCTTTTCTCATGCAACACAGGTTGGTGTGCCATCGCTTGTTTGTTTCCTGAATAAGGTTGATGCTGTAGATGATCCTGAGTTACTGGAGCTTGTGGAAATGGAACTCCGTGGTAAGTTTGCATTTAAGTTTGTCAAACTTATTTCCAAATATTGCTGGATTTAGGTGATACCAGAACTTTACTTGAAAGTCTTTGATATGAGCTTATATTTCTCGCAGAGCTTCTTAGCTTCTACAAGTTTCCTGGGGATGAAATACCCATTATTCGGGGTTCAGCTTTGTCTGCTTTACAAGGTACTAATGAAGAAATAGGTAAGAAGGCCATTTTGAAATTAATGGAGGCTGTAGATGAATACATTCCCGATCCTGTACGGCAACTTGACAAGCCTTTCTTGATGCCAATTGAAGATGTTTTCTCAATTCAGGTATATGCTTTAAATATTTTCAGTTAGAGCAATGCAGCtgcaataattattttgtaCTCTTCTTGTTTCTTATCTTTGCTTCATTGATTCAGGCTATTTGAATTTCCTTATATCTTGATCATGGGTTTGCAATCCTTTCTCATTTCATCGATTATAAGTGTTTCCCAATTTATTGAACAAGTAAGGTTTTGCTCCAACTGCATTGTTGCTGCTGTAActattaagatatttttaacaacaatacaccaagccttaatcccactaggcaAGGTTggctacatggattctagcttgccaattatctttatttatgatCATGTTTTCTGAGTCCATAATATCCCATGTCATGCTTAAGAATTTTCCATCGTGTCTTTCTTAGTCTTCTTATATCTCTTTTGCTACGAACTTCTCCCATTCTGCGACCTGCTGTTTCtgcttttttatttgtttcaattCCAGAAAATTTCCTTGTTATTTGCAAAAGATTTGTCTCTCGATTTCTATCaactttaactttttatttctcTGTAGGGTCGTGGAACTGTTGCAACTGGCCGTGTTGAACAAGGGACAATTAAGGTTGGGGATGAGGTTGAGATCTTAGGGTTGATGCAGGTAATATGTGTGAACAAGGTTTCTTTATCTATGCTTTGTAGAATGCTTATGCcttatttggatttttggatACGAATTCTGTGCTGTTTTCATTCCTCAATCTTGTAATCAGCTAGAAATAGGTAGTGAGGGACTTAAGTTTTTATATGCCTGATACTTTTCTGAAGGTTATCCTATGATCTTTGTGGCCAAACTTCATCTTGGGAAATGGTGTTGATGCAAACAttattcttccttcttttcacTATAGGGTGCTCCATTAAAATCTACAGTGACTGGTGTTGAAATGTTCAAGAAAATCTTGGATTTTGGACAAGTAAGTAACTGATTTAGAATAATTTGGATGTAAAGGCTTTTGTACAGATCTTGATGGTTGTACACTTATTGGAAGCATTTATATTTTACCAGGCTGGTGATAATGTGGGTCTTCTTCTACGTGGCTTAAAACGGGAAGATGTGCAGCGAGGGCAGGTAAGTCACATTAGCCAATCATGCAGAATCATATCTCATAACCTatagaaaaaatgtaaaatagaaataatttagTTGATTATCTGAttctaaatacaaaatattagataatttcatatatttggaaaagaaaacTACTTTATATTTAAATGATGCCTTAAACAACTTTTGTTTGGTGAAGCATGACCTCACGCATGCATGAAAACATAAGAGAGTCTGGAAACAGTGGAAATCGTTGGCTGGCAGTAGTTGGACAATATGCATCTGAA
It contains:
- the LOC127797091 gene encoding elongation factor Tu, mitochondrial, coding for MASAALRNPNSKRLIHPLSSQVYQSCRVGSSISTHAQYSVSDSLAGNGKAPATIPWWRSMATFTRTKPHVNVGTIGHVDHGKTTLTAAITKVLAEEGKAKAVAFDEIDKAPEEKKRGITIATAHVEYETAKRHYAHVDCPGHADYVKNMITGAAQMDGGILVVSAPDGPMPQTKEHILLARQVGVPSLVCFLNKVDAVDDPELLELVEMELRELLSFYKFPGDEIPIIRGSALSALQGTNEEIGKKAILKLMEAVDEYIPDPVRQLDKPFLMPIEDVFSIQGRGTVATGRVEQGTIKVGDEVEILGLMQGAPLKSTVTGVEMFKKILDFGQAGDNVGLLLRGLKREDVQRGQVIAKPGSVKTYKRFEAEIYVLTKDEGGRHTAFFSNYMPQFYMRTADITGKVELPENVKMVMPGDNVTAVFELILPVPLEAGQRFALREGGRTVGAGVVSKVIS